From Toxorhynchites rutilus septentrionalis strain SRP chromosome 2, ASM2978413v1, whole genome shotgun sequence, a single genomic window includes:
- the LOC129767310 gene encoding ceramide glucosyltransferase: protein MSAAMITILHCLAIGVLVFWCGKWIVHLMAISYGKLKLHKKTSPVTQPCEVPYPSVSILKPLMGVDPNLSSNLETFFLMDYPTYELLFCVESSDDPAIDIVSRLREKYPNVETALLLGGSNVGVNPKVNNLYQGYMVAKYELVMISDAGIRMKSDTLVDMVNHMTERVGLVHQMPFVCDREGFAAAFEKIYFGTVQSRIYLCADLLGINCHTGMSCLMRKSVVDEFGGIQTFGCYLAEDFFLAKAFHDAGWKLSISSQPAWQNSGICDISSFQARLTRWAKLRVAMVPTTILLEPLSECIIVGMFACWAAKILFRWNPLVFFLIHTLFWFLSDWILLSIIQNGSLPFNKFTFLVGWAFRELSGPYLFFNALWNPAIRWRTRVYKLAWGGLAYELTSQIKS, encoded by the coding sequence ATGTCGGCAGCGATGATTACCATTTTACACTGTCTGGCGATCGGAGTACTCGTGTTCTGGTGTGGAAAATGGATCGTACACTTGATGGCCATTTCATACGGCAAGTTAAAGCTACATAAAAAGACATCACCAGTCACCCAACCATGCGAAGTGCCCTACCCATCGGTTTCCATCTTGAAGCCATTGATGGGCGTTGATCCGAACTTGTCCAGCAATCTTGAAACGTTTTTCCTGATGGACTATCCAACGTATGAACTGCTTTTTTGCGTTGAATCCTCCGACGATCCTGCAATAGATATCGTGAGTCGATTAAGGGAAAAGTATCCAAACGTGGAAACGGCGCTATTATTGGGAGGATCCAACGTTGGCGTTAATCCAAAAGTGAATAACCTCTATCAGGGTTATATGGTGGCGAAATACGAACTAGTAATGATTTCGGATGCTGGAATTCGAATGAAAAGTGATACACTAGTTGATATGGTGAACCACATGACTGAGCGAGTTGGTCTCGTGCATCAGATGCCGTTTGTTTGCGACCGGGAAGGATTTGCGGCAGCCTTCGAGAAAATATATTTCGGGACTGTCCAATCAAGGATTTATCTGTGTGCCGATTTGCTCGGCATAAATTGCCACACCGGAATGTCATGTCTTATGCGCAAGAGTGTAGTGGATGAGTTTGGGGGAATTCAAACGTTCGGCTGCTATTTGGCGGAAGATTTTTTCCTAGCGAAAGCGTTCCATGACGCCGGGTGGAAGCTTTCCATCAGTAGCCAGCCAGCCTGGCAGAATTCCGGCATTTGTGATATTAGCAGCTTCCAGGCGCGACTAACGCGCTGGGCCAAATTGCGCGTTGCGATGGTACCCACGACCATCCTGCTCGAACCCCTTTCCGAGTGTATCATTGTTGGAATGTTCGCATGTTGGGCCGCAAAAATTCTGTTCCGATGGAATCCGCTTGTGTTTTTCCTCATTCACACCCTCTTTTGGTTTCTCTCGGATTGGATTTTGCTGTCAATCATCCAGAACGGTTCGCTTCCGTTCAACAAGTTTACGTTCTTAGTTGGATGGGCCTTTCGGGAGCTTAGCGGACCATACCTTTTCTTCAACGCTCTTTGGAATCCGGCAATAAGATGGCGTACGAGAGTTTACAAGCTGGCATGGGGCGGACTGGCATACGAGCTGACCTCCCAAATTAAATCCTAG